The following DNA comes from Bacillota bacterium.
CATTGGCCAAATGGAGGCCACCCTCAAGCATGTCGTCGGAACCGAGGCGGAACATCAGGACCCGGTCCATACCCACCCGGCGCCGGACCTCCCTGACCACTTCCAAGGGCAGGCGCAGACGATTGGCCGGGCTCCCGCCGAACCCGTCCTCGCGGCGGTTGGTGTAGGGCGAGAGGAACTCGTTCAAGAGATAACCATGGGCTCCATGGATCTCGATAAGGTCGAACCCGGCCTCGACGGCCCGCCGGGCGGCCTGGCCGAAGGCCCTGACGATATCGGGAAGTTCCTCCGCGGGGAAGGGCTCCGGCACCTCCTTGTCGCCGGGGACGACGACGTTCGACGGACCGCGCGGCGTCCGGCCGGCGACCCCGGAGGTCGTCCGGCTGCCGGAGTGGGTGATTTGGATCCCCACCAGCGAACCGGCCCGCTTGACGGCCTCGGCCAGGCGGCTTAGGCCCGGGATGAGGGCATCGTCGTAGATTCCCAGCTGGCGTTCCCCGGCCCGGCCGTCCGGGCGAACGTAGGAGTGCTCGACCATGATCACCGCGACGTCCCGGCCGGCCCTGGCCGTGTAGTGGTCGACGTGGCGGTCGGTGACGCTGCCGTCGGGAGGGGCCATGTTGTTGGCCATCGGCGGCATGACGATGCGGGTCTGGAAGGTCAATCCCTTGACCGTCAACGGGGTGAACAACCCGGCCACTTCACCGTCTCCCTTCATGGAAACTGAGGCCTTGATCGTCGAGGGTTGTCAGCCGAAGTCTGGAAAAAGGCCCTTGGTCTGCAGGTTATCTTACCCTGTCGGAGAGAAGTGCACCCGACGACGGCGGACGCTGAGGAGGCCTCACCTCTTGACCAGCCAAGACCGGAACCCGGCTACGGACGGTCGTCCCCTCAATCAGGCTCACCTCTCGGTCCTCCACGGGATGATCGGCGGCGGCAATCGCCGCTGGACGGCGGCTCTCCTGCGGGACTACGCCCCCATCAAGGACCTGGCCGAGCTGACCTCGGTCCTCGAGGGCTTGGTCGCTCTGGGCCTGGTCGACAAGGTGTCCAACGGTCTCTACGCCCTGACCGATGCCGGCCGTCGAGAGCTCGGCCGGGAATACGGCTACTAGCCGGAGGCCAGGTGTGGACGAGACTGGAAGGGGACGACGCCCGCGGGCGCCGTCCCCTTCCAGTCGGACTCAGCCGCCGTCAGGAAACCCGCCCCAAGAAACCCGTTCGATGATGGTCGCCGTGCCCAGGCCCAGGCCGATGCACATGGTCACCAACCCGTAGCGGGCCCGGCGCCGTTCCAGTTC
Coding sequences within:
- a CDS encoding NADH:flavin oxidoreductase, which translates into the protein MAGLFTPLTVKGLTFQTRIVMPPMANNMAPPDGSVTDRHVDHYTARAGRDVAVIMVEHSYVRPDGRAGERQLGIYDDALIPGLSRLAEAVKRAGSLVGIQITHSGSRTTSGVAGRTPRGPSNVVVPGDKEVPEPFPAEELPDIVRAFGQAARRAVEAGFDLIEIHGAHGYLLNEFLSPYTNRREDGFGGSPANRLRLPLEVVREVRRRVGMDRVLMFRLGSDDMLEGGLHLAN